A region of the Vibrio rumoiensis genome:
AACAGCAGAAACAGTTATTCGTAGCTTGGGATAAACAATATCCAGTGAGCCGATTTGAATGCCAGAAAGCGAAAATTGTTGAAAGCTATCAGCACAACGTTAATCCGATTTTAGCGGAACGCTGTGCAATGTAATAATCGTTAGTGGTTTTTGCTATAAACTCTAAGGATAAAGTCGGCCTCACAGCGAAATTGTGGGGCTTTTTTCAATTCAGTTTTCATTGCCTCTGATGCTTTCCAAGCAAACGGCGTCATTTGCAATAAATCCTCTGCTTGTTCGCCTGTCATGGCCATCTCGTAATGTAATTTTTGCTCTTCTAATAATGCAAAACCAGCGATGTTTTCTGGTGTTTCATCGTGAAGCCTGACGTCTTGATAAACCAATTCACGCAGTTGAAACAAGTGGCGGGCAGCTGGTGTGACGGTGATGACAATTCCTTGAGCCGTCGTGGCACGTTGTAATTCAGCGTGATCGCAAGGCGCATAAATTCTCAGAATGGCATCAAGGCTGTTATCTGAAAATGGGAGGCGATGGCTGGAAGCAACACAAAATTGCATGCTGTCATTCGTGTATCGTTTTGCTGCATACCGAATTGCGACTTTAGAGATATCTAAGCCGTAGCAAATTGCATGTGGATCTTGTTGCTTGAGCGCTTGAGCGATGTAGTGCGTGTAATAACCTTCACCGCAGCCAATATCGAGTAACTGATGCGACGTCTTTGCAAGGTATTGTTTACATAGGGTTGCAACGGCTTCTCGCATTGGGTGATATTGCTCAGACTCTAGAAAGCGGCGGCGCGCTTGCATCATTTCTGCATTATCACCAGGCTGCTTTGAGCGTTTATGTTGAACCGGCATGAGATT
Encoded here:
- the rlmA gene encoding 23S rRNA (guanine(745)-N(1))-methyltransferase; translated protein: MTYQCPLCHQSLADNQYGFQCENNHQFDRAKEGYVNLMPVQHKRSKQPGDNAEMMQARRRFLESEQYHPMREAVATLCKQYLAKTSHQLLDIGCGEGYYTHYIAQALKQQDPHAICYGLDISKVAIRYAAKRYTNDSMQFCVASSHRLPFSDNSLDAILRIYAPCDHAELQRATTAQGIVITVTPAARHLFQLRELVYQDVRLHDETPENIAGFALLEEQKLHYEMAMTGEQAEDLLQMTPFAWKASEAMKTELKKAPQFRCEADFILRVYSKNH